A region from the Vicia villosa cultivar HV-30 ecotype Madison, WI linkage group LG3, Vvil1.0, whole genome shotgun sequence genome encodes:
- the LOC131593188 gene encoding LEAF RUST 10 DISEASE-RESISTANCE LOCUS RECEPTOR-LIKE PROTEIN KINASE-like 2.4 translates to MTTFLFLASIFFTIVFFSTTLPQSNSQKNDTFSTCNQSFFTCGTHTNVSFPFWGKNRPNFCGKDEFKLTCMHNENTSIQIGSQRFNVLNINQNVSTMRIVRTDLVNDICSSNFTNTSLVGTPFSFLPTVRNLTIFYDCPIESSSVMKNINTFTCEKNGSNGHVFYVVNNETQLQNQFSGFRNCRVSFQVEVSKDVVWDSESGVHTLEQGFDVMFDEGVGWSSQCDGCRESGGTCGTNQNDSSKFSCYCPSGSGTHHDAAKCSSSHKSSKKTKVLKLVIGFIATGMLLPLIAVTICRNKEKIWKIILIQFSKITRNNQHIEAFLESQGPLNLKRYKYSDVKRMTENFKVKLGEGGYGSVYKGNMNGCAAAVKVLNESKGNGEDFINEVASICKTSHVNVVTLLGFCLDGTKKALIYEFMPNGSLEKYIHNSNKESGMTEKTKTSPNPSLSWENLHQIAIGIARGLEYLHKGCNTRILHFDIKPHNILLDETYHPKISDFGLAKLSTRDESVISMSNARGTVGYVAPEVFNKSFGGVSHKSDVYSYGMMLLEMIGGRKNVNIVEASSQSSEMYFPHLVIYKKLEDGNDLELDDEVMSNEENEIAKKLTMVGLWCIQTIPTHRPTMSRVIDMLEGNMDSLEMPPKPVMFSPPRSIPEFSTSSKSLESFSG, encoded by the exons ATGACTACCTTCCTCTTCCTTGCATCCATATTCTTCACCATTGttttcttctcaacaactttgcCACAATCAAACTCTCAAAAAAATGACACATTTTCTACTTGCAACCAATCCTTTTTCACATGTGGAACACACACAAATGTTTCATTTCCTTTTTGGGGAAAGAACCGACCAAACTTTTGTGGCAAAGATGAGTTCAAACTCACTTGCATGCATAATGAAAACACCTCTATTCAAATTGGTTCACAAAGATTCAATGTACTAAACATTAACCAGAATGTTTCTACCATGAGAATCGTTCGAACTGATCTTGTCAATGATATCTGTTCTTCGAATTTCACCAACACTTCTTTGGTTGGAACTCCCTTTAGTTTTCTTCCAACGGTTCGAAATCTCACTATATTCTATGATTGTCCTATTGAGAGTAGTTCggttatgaaaaacataaacacTTTTACATGTGAGAAAAATGGTAGCAATGGACATGTTTTCTATGTTGTCAATAATGAAACTCAGCTGCAAAACCAGTTCTCAGGATTTCGGAACTGTCGTGTTAGTTTTCAAGTTGAAGTTTCTAAGGATGTTGTTTGGGATTCTGAGAGTGGAGTTCATACGCTGGAACAAGGTTTTGATGTGATGTTTGATGAAGGTGTAGGGTGGTCCTCTCAGTGTGATGGTTGTAGAGAATCTGGAGGAACATGTGGTACAAATCAGAATGATTCTTCCAAATTTTCTTGTTACTGTCCTTCTGGAAGTGGAACTCATCATGATGCTGCAAAGTGTTCTTCTTCTCACAAAA GTAGTAAGAAGACCAAAGTGTTGAAGCTTGTTATAGGATTCATAGCTACTGGAATGTTATTACCACTCATTGCTGTCACAATATGTagaaataaagagaaaatatGGAAGATTATATTGATACAATTCAGCAAAATAACAAGGAATAATCAACATATAGAAGCTTTTCTTGAAAGTCAAGGTCCTTTGAATCTAAAAAGATACAAATACTCTGATGTAAAGAGAATGACAGAAAATTTCAAAGTTAAACTCGGAGAAGGTGGTTATGGTTCGGTGTACAAAGGAAATATGAATGGTTGTGCGGCCGCGGTGAAAGTATTGAATGAATCAAAAGGGAATGGTGAAGATTTCATCAATGAAGTTGCAAGTATTTGCAAAACATCACATGTTAATGTTGTCACACTTTTAGGATTTTGTCTTGATGGAACCAAAAAAGCTCTTATTTATGAGTTTATGCCAAATGGTTCGCTTGAAAAGTATATTCATAATTCCAACAAAGAATCCGGGATGACTGAAAAGACTAAAACTAGTCCTAATCCGTCGTTGAGTTGGGAGAATTTGCACCAGATTGCGATAGGGATCGCTCGAGGACTAGAGTACTTGCATAAAGGATGTAACACTCGGATTCTACATTTTGATATTAAACCACATAACATTCTTCTAGACGAAACATATCATCCAAAGATATCGGATTTTGGACTTGCTAAATTAAGCACGAGGGACGAGAGCGTTATTTCGATGTCAAACGCTAGAGGGACGGTCGGGTATGTAGCACCTGAAGTTTTCAACAAAAGCTTCGGAGGTGTTTCACATAAGTCTGATGTTTATAGTTACGGAATGATGCTTCTTGAAATGATTGGAGGACGGAAGAACGTTAACATTGTTGAAGCAAGTAGTCAGTCGAGCGAGATGTATTTTCCGCATTTGGTGATTTATAAGAAGCTTGAAGACGGGAATGATTTGGAACTTGATGACGAGGTAATGTCGAATGAGGAAAATGAGATAGCTAAGAAATTGACTATGGTTGGTTTATGGTGCATTCAAACAATTCCAACTCATAGACCTACAATGAGTAGAGTTATTGATATGTTGGAAGGTAACATGGATTCTTTGGAAATGCCACCAAAACCTGTTATGTTTTCTCCTCCAAGATCAATACCGGAATTttcaacatcatcaaaatcattggaaAGTTTCTCAGGTTAA